From one Candidatus Woesearchaeota archaeon genomic stretch:
- a CDS encoding ribonuclease HI family protein, whose translation MMLEINTDGACSGNPGKRGLGVVISERGKIIKRISEPAGFGTNNEAEYLAVIRALEEAHLLHADSLRITSDSKLIVMQLKGKYKIKSEGLKKLKAKADSLIKKFKSVEFIWAEREGNFSADALAKTASMR comes from the coding sequence ATGATGCTTGAGATAAACACAGACGGAGCCTGCAGCGGAAACCCTGGAAAACGCGGGCTTGGTGTTGTGATTTCAGAAAGGGGAAAAATCATAAAAAGGATTTCTGAGCCAGCTGGCTTTGGGACAAACAACGAGGCAGAATACCTTGCAGTCATAAGGGCGCTTGAAGAGGCGCATTTGCTTCACGCAGATTCTTTAAGGATAACCTCAGACAGCAAACTTATAGTCATGCAGCTTAAAGGAAAATACAAGATAAAGTCAGAGGGGCTTAAAAAACTGAAGGCAAAAGCAGATTCTCTCATAAAAAAATTCAAGTCAGTTGAATTCATCTGGGCTGAAAGGGAGGGCAATTTCAGCGCAGACGCCCTTGCAAAGACCGCCTCAATGAGATAA
- a CDS encoding methyltransferase translates to MSHYYSEKQDSPLRLSSFQACLRGKNFEFFTGAGVFSKSGLDEGSILLIEKCIMQDGWKILDLGCGYGAVGIALAGAFNSDVLMTDVNERALMLAKMNAEKNNVSARVLKSNCYDSIKDEKFDAILVNPPQTAGKEICLKIIIEAQNFLKNGGILQLVARHRKGGETLEKRMESEFGNVREIAKKAGYRIYVSVKK, encoded by the coding sequence ATGAGCCACTATTACTCTGAAAAGCAGGATTCTCCCCTTAGGCTTTCCAGCTTTCAGGCGTGCTTGAGGGGAAAGAATTTTGAATTTTTCACAGGAGCAGGTGTTTTCTCAAAATCCGGGCTTGACGAGGGAAGCATTCTCCTGATAGAAAAGTGCATAATGCAGGATGGATGGAAGATTCTTGACCTGGGGTGCGGATACGGTGCAGTTGGAATTGCCCTTGCAGGGGCTTTTAATTCTGATGTGCTCATGACAGATGTCAATGAGAGGGCTCTTATGCTTGCAAAGATGAATGCTGAAAAAAACAATGTTTCTGCAAGAGTCCTTAAAAGCAACTGCTATGATTCAATAAAGGACGAAAAATTTGATGCAATACTTGTAAATCCGCCCCAGACAGCAGGAAAGGAGATATGCTTAAAGATTATTATTGAGGCGCAAAATTTTCTGAAAAATGGCGGAATTCTCCAGCTTGTGGCAAGGCACAGGAAGGGCGGGGAAACCCTGGAAAAGAGAATGGAATCTGAATTCGGGAATGTCAGGGAAATTGCAAAAAAGGCAGGATATAGGATTTATGTGAGCGTTAAAAAATGA